The DNA window GCAGGGAACTTCGTCCGTGCAGCAATGGGGTCGGCAGCGCCGACGGTTGCGATACAAGCGGAACCACTGTCATGGCGAGGTCTTGTGGCAGAACCGCCAGCACGGGTGCGATACAGGTCGGCGGACAGTGCATCGGGTTGCCGATGTCGCCCGCGCCTTTGAGACAGGCCTTGCAATCGCCGTCTGTTGCGGTTCCCATATCGGACATCTTGGCCATGCCGGTGTCGGTAGCCATGGCCATCTCGCTGCCGGTCATCGCCATCCTGGCCGACATCACGCTGGCCTGTGCGGCGGACAGGCTGAACCCCGCGGTCAGCAAGACCGCGAGCAGCATGACGAGGAGGTGTTTTGGCGACAGCCGGGCCATCATCCGCTCAGGCTGACGGTAAAAAGAGGCATTTGCAAGCCGAATTCCTGAGCCGCGACGTTCAGGCCCATCCCTTGACCGGCATTGGGAGGGCTGCATTCGTCAGCAATAGCAAAGTCCGTCGCAGCAGGATGGCTCTATCCTCCTGCAGAGACCTGCTGGACCGGCGGACACGGCACATCCCCGTAGGAGCAGAAGACGCAACAGTCCCCTGCCTTCGGCCGAAGCACTGTCCGGCACCCCTTGCACTCATAGATGACCTGGCAGGCATCGGTAGGCATCACTTCTGAAACCTGATGTCCGCAGTGGGGACAGGTAAGGATGGATGTGAGTAGCGTCGCGCGGATCATAATGCGTCGTGTCTCAGTTTGAAATCCGACCGGCGCTCTTTTTGTAAAGATCGCGCTCGCCCAGCTTAAGTTCGGCGCGCGACTGCTGCAGGACGACAATCGCGCCCTGGAGAGCCAAACCCGCCATGATGGCTGCGACGATGATGTCCGGCCAGCCAGCGCCTGTACCGAAAACACCTAGCGCGGCCAACAGCACCGCCAGATTGCCGAGCACGTCGTTGCGGGTGCAAATCCATGCTGAGCGCATGTTGGCGTCACCGCCCCTGTAGGCCCACAGGAGCCCGAACGAGGCAGCGTTGGCCAGCAGCGCGGCAAGCCCGACCGCCCCCATTGTAGACGCTTGCGGCAGCGTTGCGTGCATTGCGTGCCAGACGGTGACACCGATCACCCAGAGGCCGAAAACGCCCATGGTTGCGCCTTTGGCAAACGCCACAATGGCCCGGTATCGCAAAGCCATGCCGACCACAAACAGGCTGATGGCGTAGTTGCCGGCGTCGCCAAGGAAGTCGAGTGCGTCGGCCTGCAGCGAGGCCGACCCCGCCGCGACGCCAGCGCCGATTTCAACCGCAAACATTGCCACGTTGATACCCAGCACCGCCCAAAGAACGCGCCTGTAGGATGCGTCTTCGCGCTTTGACGGTTCGTGGTCATGTCCGCAGCATTCTGCGCCCATTGCGACCTCCATGCCTTCTGCGAAACATACAGGAGTTCCAGGCCGGATGCGACGACAAGCCGTCCACGCGCCTGCCTATCGCGCGTCAAATCCGGCGTCAAAGGCCAGCGTCTCAACTGGAAGCCCGGCGGCTTTCCATTCCGGCATGCCATCTTCCAGCCGCCGCGCAGCAATCCCGCGACCGCGCAATGCGGCCACCGCTTCGAAAGACATCACACACCATGGGCCCCTGCAGTAGGCCACGACCTCCCGTGACGTATCGATCTCCCGGAGCCGGCTTTCCAGATCCCTGAGCGGAACATTGATCGCGCCGGGTACGTGGCCGAGCGCGAACTCGTCCGGGGGGCGGACGTCGATCACGACCACCAGGCCGGCCTCCATGCGTGCGGAAAGTTCCTCGCGCGTCACCGGCTCCATATCGTCACGCGCGTCGAAATAACCGCGAATGATGCGATCGACCTCGGCGACATGGCGCTCGGCCACCGTCCGGACCGAAGCGAACGCCGACAGCACGCTGTCGTCGGCGAGGCTGTAATTGACGAACTTGCCGTCGCGTTCGGCTGTCACAAGGCCGGCGCGGCGGAGCGTCTGCAGGTGCTGCGATACATTGGCGATCGGCAGGCCGAGCTTGGTCGCCAGCAGCTCCACGCTTCGCGGTCCCTGCGCCAGATGCTCGATCAGTTCGAGGCGCTGAGGATTGCCGAACGCCTTGGCGACGGCCGCGAACTGCTCGTAGAGGGCCTGTTTCGGATTGCGGATTGACATCGCCTTCTCGATCATAATAAATCATTCAACATAGTTATTGAATGACATTTCGCCTGCTCTTGTCAAGCTTCGGCGGTGGTCGCCGGAGCCTGTATTCGCACATTCCGGAGAAGGGTCATGATCCTCCGTCAATTCCTCCATTCCAATCCTGTCGCCGCATCCTACCTGTTCGGCTGTGGTGGCAAGTCGGCCGCCGCCGTCGTCGATCCGGTCGGCGACGTCGATCTGTATCTCGGAGTTGCCGGGGCGACCGGCATGCGCATCCTCTACGTGGTCGACACGCACATTCATGCCGACCACATTTCCGCCGGGCGCTCACTCGCCGCGGCTTCCGGCGCGCAATATGTGCTCTTCGAAGGCGCGGAAGCCGGGTTCCCGTTTCTGCGCGCCAGGGACGGTGACGTACTCGAACTCGGCAACGTGACCATGACCGTCATGCACACGCCCGGGCACACGCCGGAGCACATATCACTCCTGGTCACCGACAGGACACGCGCGGCCGAGCCATGGTTCGTGCTGACCGGCCACACTCTCATGGTTGGCGATCTCGGACGAACCGAACTTGCAACCAGCGCCGAGGCCGGCGCGCGCACGCTGTTTTCCAGCGCGCGGCGTCTCAAGCAGCTGCCGGATCACGTCGAGGTGCTGCCCGGCGCCTACTCCGGCTCGGTCTGCGGGCGCTCGCTCAGCGGCAAGCCGACATCGACGATTGGCTTCGAGAAGCGCTTCAACAAGGCGTTCCGCATCGATAACGAGGAGGCTTTCGTCGCCACGATGATCGCAGACATACCGCCCCCGCCGCCGGATGCGGCGCGCAACCGCGCCGCCAATGCCGGCCTGGCCGCCGCCGCGGCCTGAGCGATGATCGACACGGCATCGGTTTCGCGGCCAGCAGGCTCGACCGTCAGGCTTGGGCTCAAGGAAAACTGGCGGCAGTTTGCTCTCCTGATGCTGGTGAATGCCTTTGTCGGCGGCATGGTCGGGGTCGAACGAACGGTCGTGCCGCTCATCGGGTCGGACGAGTTCGGCATCACCTCGACGACACTCGTCGTCTCCTTCATCGTCAGCTTTGGCGTGGTCAAGGCGCTGGCCAATCTCGTCTCGGGCCAGCTCGCCGATAGCTGGGGGCGCAAGCGTGTTCTCGTCCTCGGCTGGCTCGTCGGCTTGCCGGTTCCGTTCATGATCATCTGGGCCCCGAGCTGGGGATGGGTGATTGCGGCCAATGCGCTGCTCGGCATCAACCAGGGGCTCGCCTGGTCGATGACGGTGATCATGAAGGTCGATCTCGTCGGCCCGAAGTCGCGTGGCCTCGCCGTCGGCCTCAATGAATTTGCCGGCTATCTCGCCGTCGGCGTGACGGCGTTCCTCACCGGCTATCTTGCCTCGCGATACGGATTGCGGCCGGTGCCGATCTATCTCGGCATCGGCTATGCCGTCTTCGGCACCGTGCTGTCGATCCTGCTCATCCGCGACACACGCGATCACCTCCAGCTTGAGGTATCCGCACACGCACAGCAATCCGCGCCGATCAGCTTCCGGGAGGTTTTTGCGCTGACCTCGTTCCGGAATCGTAATCTCTTTGCGGCATCGCAAGCCGGCCTCGTCAACAACCTCAACGACGGCATGAGCTGGGGTATTTTCCCATTGTTCTTCGCGTCCTTCGGACTTGGCATCGAGCGCATTGGCATCCTGAAGGCGATCTATCCAGCGACATGGGGAATCCTTCAGATCGTCACCGGCCCCTTGAGCGATCGCTGGGGTCGCAAGGGCCTGATCGTCGCCGGAATGTGGATCCAGGCCGGCGGCCTGTTTCTCACCGCGGCCACAAGCCGGTTCGAATGGTGGCTCGTCGGCAGTCTTCTGCTCGGCCTTGGAACGGCAATGGTCTATCCAAGCCTGATCGCGGCCGTTTCCGACGCTTCGCATCCAACCTGGCGCGCCCGGTCGCTCAGCGTCTATCGGTTCTGGCGCGATCTCGGCTACGCGATCGGAGCGCTCTCCGCAGGTCTCATCGCCGATCGCTTCGGGCTCTCATGGGCGATCACATCGATCGCCGCATTGACGTTTCTCTCTGGCGCGATTGTCGCCATCACGATGCAAGAGACCGTGAAGGGTTGATCCCGTCCGATGGTCGGTTGTCGTGAACGGGCATGATTGGATCAGTGAATTCGGCCCTTACAAAAAGCAGAATTCAGCTAGCTTGAATGAGCTTTTTCATCTGTTGCCGGTCTTCCGGTGACCACTGCTTTGGGTTCTCCTGATGGGCGATGGCGGCGTGAAGCTCGATGTGTTTCCACAACTCAGTCTCGGTCTCAGCCGTAAACGATCCTGGACAGGCTTCCATTCCAGGGTAGTTCTTGCACCGATATGAATAGGCCATATCTACACCTCCCTAGTTTGCCCGTTAGGAGGCGAGGACGCGGCGCGCTTGTCAATTCACAGTTTTGGAATGCGCAAGGACGCGCATTCCATCCAAATCGGATCAGCGCTGTTTCACCAAGTTGACTTGGATCGTCGCGGAAAGGCCGCCCCACGGATAGTTGGGCCGTCCGAGATCGGGGAGCCAGCGAAGGCGGTGTGTCTGGTGACGACCACAACAGGCATCACGGGTCTGTGGCCGAGGTTCTGGCCGATACCGGCGCGACGGTGCTTTGTGACCACGAACGCCATGCTACTGTTGCGCTGGAAGAGCGCTTGGGCAGGCAACTACACCCGAGAATCGCCGGCAATCCTTGGGTCAGTTTGAAATCTGCGGGACGCAACGGATAGAAGTGTGACGACTTTCGCGTCTCTCAAAACCTGGGCAAGAAGCATAAAGCGTGACGTGGTGGCGCTGTGGATAGCCGCGCGCGATCCGCGCGTCCCTTGGTATGCGAAGCTGACAGCGGGCACCGTCGCCGCTTATGCCTTAAGCCCAATTGATCTGATCCCCGACTTCATCCCAGTGATCGGATACCTTGATGACATCATCATCGTGCCCCTCGGAATCCTACTTGCCGTCAAGCTCATTCCTGCGCCGCTCATGGATGAGTTCCGGCAAGAGGCGATCCGCCGCGAAGGCAGACCTAAAAGCTATTGGGGCATGGCGGCGATAATTGCAATTTGGTTGGCAGCTGCCGCTTGGCTGATTTGGATGTTTTGTCCGGGCTAGCAGCCTGATCTAATGAAGGGGAAGGGGTTGGGGCTTGCCGCCAACAATTCGCAAAAGAGTTCGGGGGTTCGAGTCGGGAGACCGCTACATCGCAACACCCACTATAAAAGAGGCGTTCTTCTGCTATCGGAGGCACGCGGCTTAGTCCAAAACTTTCCAATTTGGGGACAGAGGTTAGCCGATGCCGTCCGAAGGCAGAGGTCACAGGTTCGAATCCTGTCGGGTGCGCCAATTTCGGTATATATTACAAATAGTTAGGTCGGGCACAGTGTAACCGGGGCAGATTACCGGGCGGTGGGGGTTTGCAGGCGCGTGCTTTCGTGATTCACCCTTTGCGTGACGCTACCACCGACTGATTCGCTTGAAGGCCTGTCGCTCGCGGAACTCCGCGGGCTGGTTTCTGCGCTGATCGGCGAAGTGCGCGGTCTTCAAGGCCGGGTCGAGAGCCTTGAGATCGAGAACCAGGCGCTACGCGCCGAGAACCAGACCCTGAAGGATGAGATCGCCCGGCTGAAGGACCTGCCGCCGCGTCCCCCGGTCAAGCCGACCAAGCCATCGGGCATGGAGAAGGCGACGCAGCCGACATCTGGCAAGGGCAAGCGCCGCCGGCGCGGCGCCAAGCGCGACGGCGGTCGCGTGAGCCGCGAGGTGACGGTTGCGGTGAGCGCTCCTGCGGGCTCTCGCTTCAAGGGGTATGAGACGATCCTGGTGCGCGATCTGGCGTTGTCGGCCGAGGTGGTGCGCTATCGCCGCGAGCGCTGGGTGACACCGACCGGCGAAACGATGGTGGCGCCCTTGCCGGCGGGGATCATCGGCGGCTGGGGCGCGAACCTGCGCCGCTTCATTCTGGCCTGTCACATTCAAGGCCAGGTGACGACGGAGCGGTTGACGGCGTTGTTGACCGGGATCGGGGTCGACATTTCGAAGCGCCAGGTGGTGCGGCTGATTTCGGAGGGCCTGGAGGCCTTCGCGGCGGAGGACCGTGACGTGCTGCGCGCCGGGCTGGCTACGGCGCCCTGGATCACCGTCGATGATACGTCGGCGCGCCACGCCCACCAGGACGGCTACACCACCCAGATCGGCGATCGCCGCTTCACCGCGTTCCGCACCGGGCGATCGAAGTCACGGGAGGCGTTCCTGGCGACGCTGCGTGCCGGGCACAGCGATTACTTCATCAATGAAGAGGCCCTGGCCTATATGCGCGGCCGCAACCTCGCCGGTCCGGTGATCGCGCGGCTAGCGGCTGCGCCGCACAAGGCATTTGCCGACAGCGCCGCATGGCAGGCGCATCTGGCCGCACTCGGCCTCGACCAGCTCGCGGTTGAGCCCAACCCAGTCAGGATCGCCACCGAAGGGGCGATGTGGGGAGCGATCCGCCACCACGGCTTTCTTGGCGATACCGTGGTCGTGTCCGATGATGCCGGCCAGTTCCGCATCGGCGACCATGCTCTGTGCTGGGTCCACGCCGAGCGGCTCGTCCACAAATTGATACCCGTGACCCCGGATCAACGTCAGGCCGTCGACATCATGCGCCAGTTGATCTGGTGGTTCTATCGCGACCTCAAGAGCTACCAGCGTGCTCCTTGTCCGCGCCACGCGGCGGCCCTGCGCGCCCGCTTCGAGCGCCTGTTCAAACGACGAACCGGCTACGTCATGCTCGACCGGCTTCTTGCCAGGCTGCATCGCCGCAAGCATGAACTCCTGCGCGTTCTCGATCGTCCCGAGATCCCGCTCCACACCAATGGTTCGGAAAACGACATCCGCACCTTCGTCACCAAGCGCAAGATCTCCGGCGGAACCGTCAGCGAGGCAGGCAAGAACGCCCGCGACGTCCTGCTCGGCCTGATGAAGACCTGCATCAAGCTCGACGTCTCATTCTTCCGCTATCTCGGCGACCGCCTCGGCATACCAACACAAGAGTCGATTCCGCCGCTCCCGGATCTCGTTAGGCAAGCCGCTCAAGCCTGACTGCCCGGTAATCTGCCCCGGTTACGGGCACAGTCCAGTAGCTCGATGTCGGGCAATTTGCACGTAAGCGGCAGAGCCCGTTTTTCCACTCATTGTACTGGCGCCAATCGATGCGAGTTCGTGCGGAATACGGCAAAAGCAGCCCATTTGCTCGCGAAAGCCGGCATCAAACAGACGGCAGACTGCTGACTGCTGCCCACAATGGCAGTGGTCAAAGTCGTGCGGTCTGTAGTGGATTTGGACACGTAGTTGTTAGAGGTGCTCATCATCGGAGGCGGCTGGAATTGGGCCGCAAACGGAATGACAGCTTTGCGGACACCGAGAAAGGAAAGCGGACCTTAGCTGCCATAGGCTCAACAACCCCCCGTCCCGAGGGCAACTAGGGTGGCAGCCCGCGCCTCAATCCTTCTCCCAGAGTCCTTGCAGCGAGGGTATGCCCTGGCGCCTTAGCGCCGCTGGACGGTCAATGGCTAGTGGATAGTCGTTCGATAGCTTAGCCCGGGAAACGAGACAGCGTCGGGCATTAGCCTTGGCCTGCCGGGGGGTAGCCTTTGAGGATGTCGAGAAAGAACGCCGTGGTCAGGGCGTTCGCCTGCTTAGAGTTCATGAACATCATGTGCCCGCCACTATCGAATACGGCCAACGCCTTGTCTTGACTGCTGATTTGATCATACGCCCACAGAGCGTTGTGTTTAGGCAATACAGAGGCATCGTCGGAAGCGAACATAATGAGCGTCGGCACCTTGACCTCCGCAATGCCCGTATCGCCAAGGGCATGCAGGTCGCCACCTGGAGCTCCGGCGACAAGAGCAGCTACGCGTTTATCCCAGATGGGCGGCATCGGGGCCGCAAACGGATCAGTGACACCATACTGCGTCGCGACCGATTGCTCATGGCCTACGAATTGGCATGTATCATTGGCGGATGGCTCGTTTTTGTTTACAGCGCACCACGCATCGAGTTCTCTGAAGTTGACCCGGGCGCCTCCCGCCTGGAACACAGTGGTGCCGCCGCTCGAATGCCCCCAAACACCGATGCGCGAGGTGTCGATTATCCCGGCCAGCTTCCCGCCCGGGGCAGTCAATGAATCAGCGTACCCGATCACCCGGACCACGTCGGCAGGGTGATCGTAAAGCAGCCAGATCGTCCACTGATCTTCCCGGCTAACTCCTTCATCGAGCGGTCCGCGGAGTCCAGTATCATAGTCCGCGGCAGCGACGACGAAACCATTCGATGCGAGTTGCCGACCCAACGTGCCGTATAGACCGCCAGTAGCGTCGAGCCCGTGGATCAATATCACCAACGGATAGGGACCGGTTGTTGCCGCAGGCGCATCCATCGACACCTTCAAGATTGCGGCGTTGGGATCTGGGGCGGGACCGGCGGCTGGGTACCAGACCATGGTAGCCATGGGATGCTTGCCAGAAGTGTCGGGGATAGTGAATTTCTGGAGACCAACCGCAAACGGCCCTGGCTTTGTGAAGTCTGCGGCGAACACGGGTGAGAGAACGCTCACTAGCCACAAGACAAGAGCAGCGTACGGAAGGCTCAAACGGCCCATGATCTCACCTCTAAGCCGGCTCCATATCGTCGGCCTTCAGACGGAAAATTGTGGCGCAGATTGGTGTCATTGACAATGCAGATTATTCCGTCTCTCGGCCATTGGCGGCAGCCTGGCCCGCCGGCCGAAGCCAGTGGGAAAGGGCTGGAGTACCAGGACCAGAGAAAGTTCCTGGCACATTGCGAATGGTCTAACCGG is part of the Mesorhizobium loti genome and encodes:
- a CDS encoding metalloregulator ArsR/SmtB family transcription factor; its protein translation is MSIRNPKQALYEQFAAVAKAFGNPQRLELIEHLAQGPRSVELLATKLGLPIANVSQHLQTLRRAGLVTAERDGKFVNYSLADDSVLSAFASVRTVAERHVAEVDRIIRGYFDARDDMEPVTREELSARMEAGLVVVIDVRPPDEFALGHVPGAINVPLRDLESRLREIDTSREVVAYCRGPWCVMSFEAVAALRGRGIAARRLEDGMPEWKAAGLPVETLAFDAGFDAR
- a CDS encoding MBL fold metallo-hydrolase — encoded protein: MILRQFLHSNPVAASYLFGCGGKSAAAVVDPVGDVDLYLGVAGATGMRILYVVDTHIHADHISAGRSLAAASGAQYVLFEGAEAGFPFLRARDGDVLELGNVTMTVMHTPGHTPEHISLLVTDRTRAAEPWFVLTGHTLMVGDLGRTELATSAEAGARTLFSSARRLKQLPDHVEVLPGAYSGSVCGRSLSGKPTSTIGFEKRFNKAFRIDNEEAFVATMIADIPPPPPDAARNRAANAGLAAAAA
- a CDS encoding DUF1232 domain-containing protein; this encodes MTTFASLKTWARSIKRDVVALWIAARDPRVPWYAKLTAGTVAAYALSPIDLIPDFIPVIGYLDDIIIVPLGILLAVKLIPAPLMDEFRQEAIRREGRPKSYWGMAAIIAIWLAAAAWLIWMFCPG
- a CDS encoding cation transporter, which translates into the protein MGAECCGHDHEPSKREDASYRRVLWAVLGINVAMFAVEIGAGVAAGSASLQADALDFLGDAGNYAISLFVVGMALRYRAIVAFAKGATMGVFGLWVIGVTVWHAMHATLPQASTMGAVGLAALLANAASFGLLWAYRGGDANMRSAWICTRNDVLGNLAVLLAALGVFGTGAGWPDIIVAAIMAGLALQGAIVVLQQSRAELKLGERDLYKKSAGRISN
- a CDS encoding transposase, translated to MTLPPTDSLEGLSLAELRGLVSALIGEVRGLQGRVESLEIENQALRAENQTLKDEIARLKDLPPRPPVKPTKPSGMEKATQPTSGKGKRRRRGAKRDGGRVSREVTVAVSAPAGSRFKGYETILVRDLALSAEVVRYRRERWVTPTGETMVAPLPAGIIGGWGANLRRFILACHIQGQVTTERLTALLTGIGVDISKRQVVRLISEGLEAFAAEDRDVLRAGLATAPWITVDDTSARHAHQDGYTTQIGDRRFTAFRTGRSKSREAFLATLRAGHSDYFINEEALAYMRGRNLAGPVIARLAAAPHKAFADSAAWQAHLAALGLDQLAVEPNPVRIATEGAMWGAIRHHGFLGDTVVVSDDAGQFRIGDHALCWVHAERLVHKLIPVTPDQRQAVDIMRQLIWWFYRDLKSYQRAPCPRHAAALRARFERLFKRRTGYVMLDRLLARLHRRKHELLRVLDRPEIPLHTNGSENDIRTFVTKRKISGGTVSEAGKNARDVLLGLMKTCIKLDVSFFRYLGDRLGIPTQESIPPLPDLVRQAAQA
- a CDS encoding MFS transporter, producing MIDTASVSRPAGSTVRLGLKENWRQFALLMLVNAFVGGMVGVERTVVPLIGSDEFGITSTTLVVSFIVSFGVVKALANLVSGQLADSWGRKRVLVLGWLVGLPVPFMIIWAPSWGWVIAANALLGINQGLAWSMTVIMKVDLVGPKSRGLAVGLNEFAGYLAVGVTAFLTGYLASRYGLRPVPIYLGIGYAVFGTVLSILLIRDTRDHLQLEVSAHAQQSAPISFREVFALTSFRNRNLFAASQAGLVNNLNDGMSWGIFPLFFASFGLGIERIGILKAIYPATWGILQIVTGPLSDRWGRKGLIVAGMWIQAGGLFLTAATSRFEWWLVGSLLLGLGTAMVYPSLIAAVSDASHPTWRARSLSVYRFWRDLGYAIGALSAGLIADRFGLSWAITSIAALTFLSGAIVAITMQETVKG
- a CDS encoding DUF1059 domain-containing protein, which produces MAYSYRCKNYPGMEACPGSFTAETETELWKHIELHAAIAHQENPKQWSPEDRQQMKKLIQAS